In the genome of Chryseobacterium arthrosphaerae, one region contains:
- a CDS encoding DUF3575 domain-containing protein → MKYRVLTGVLAFLAIGSLKAQEQEQNEDKSLYIKGNALFIPIGILNAGIEKQISPKYTIQGDVFISPWKSFAGHELQIYSLSVEGRYYFKEAFKHWYIGANIGISAYNLQKWNYWNDGTSENWNGEILVNSNLYQKGYSVTFGITGGYQFQLSDRLNLDVYATIGSSQGFYKGYDRSTGRRYDAAEKFNKSGEIIPYRGGIMISYKLK, encoded by the coding sequence ATGAAATACAGAGTATTAACGGGTGTTTTAGCTTTCCTTGCAATAGGGTCTCTAAAAGCACAGGAGCAGGAACAAAATGAAGATAAAAGCTTATATATAAAAGGTAATGCACTCTTTATTCCTATAGGTATTTTAAATGCGGGTATTGAAAAACAGATAAGTCCAAAATATACCATCCAGGGGGATGTTTTTATTTCGCCGTGGAAATCTTTTGCAGGACACGAACTGCAAATTTACTCGCTTTCTGTAGAGGGCAGATACTATTTTAAAGAAGCTTTTAAACATTGGTATATAGGTGCCAACATTGGTATTTCAGCCTATAATCTTCAAAAATGGAATTATTGGAATGATGGTACTTCGGAAAACTGGAATGGGGAAATTCTCGTTAATTCTAATCTATACCAAAAAGGATATTCTGTTACATTTGGAATCACCGGAGGATATCAATTTCAGTTGTCTGACCGCCTGAACCTGGACGTTTATGCTACCATAGGATCATCGCAAGGATTTTACAAAGGTTATGACCGATCAACAGGAAGGCGATATGATGCTGCAGAGAAATTTAATAAAAGTGGTGAAATCATTCCGTACAGAGGGGGCATTATGATTTCTTATAAACTTAAATAG
- a CDS encoding helix-turn-helix domain-containing protein, whose amino-acid sequence MITKRNKNAADLILAMWLSSIGLNLASYYLFLTGKFTEYPSLAFLGFTLPLVYGPFLYIYVKKQTSQGPFSWKYLLHFIPFLICNLLFLSFYTAPFEKRVEIFRHEGSGFETELLIRLYAVYISGIAYVLLSFLALYRFRKNMVQQFSNTEKINFNWLLYLIIWIALIWGLVLFVNVNIIYGAVAVFIVWLGYFGIKQVQVFNQPVLSFVGNEMIASPAIETEKTQEHNLPAEKKYQKSKLTEENLDEIHDRLKRLLAAEKPFINPNLTLNELAAMLEVHPNYLSQVINSKENKNFYELINEKRIEEFLDRVSKPESRQFTLLSIAFECGFNSKTSFNRNFKKYTGATPSEYQKV is encoded by the coding sequence TTGATTACAAAAAGAAATAAAAATGCAGCTGATCTTATTTTAGCCATGTGGCTGTCATCCATAGGACTTAATCTGGCCAGTTATTATTTGTTTCTTACCGGTAAATTTACAGAATACCCCTCATTAGCTTTTCTTGGCTTTACACTGCCGCTTGTATATGGCCCGTTTCTCTATATATATGTTAAAAAACAAACTTCTCAGGGACCTTTTTCATGGAAATATTTGCTTCATTTTATTCCTTTTCTGATCTGTAATCTGTTGTTTCTGTCATTCTACACAGCTCCTTTTGAAAAAAGAGTGGAAATCTTCAGGCATGAGGGAAGCGGCTTTGAAACAGAGCTGCTGATCAGGCTGTATGCCGTTTATATTTCAGGGATTGCTTATGTATTGCTGTCTTTCCTTGCTTTGTACCGGTTCAGGAAAAATATGGTCCAGCAGTTTTCCAATACGGAAAAGATCAACTTCAACTGGCTGCTGTATCTTATTATCTGGATTGCGCTCATCTGGGGACTTGTTCTTTTCGTTAATGTGAATATTATTTACGGAGCTGTAGCAGTATTTATCGTATGGCTTGGATATTTTGGAATCAAGCAGGTCCAGGTTTTCAATCAGCCGGTATTAAGTTTTGTGGGGAATGAAATGATAGCAAGTCCTGCTATTGAAACTGAAAAAACACAGGAACATAATCTGCCTGCTGAAAAGAAATACCAAAAATCAAAGCTGACGGAAGAAAATCTGGATGAAATCCATGATCGTCTTAAACGTCTTTTGGCAGCTGAAAAGCCTTTTATTAATCCCAATCTTACCCTGAATGAACTGGCGGCAATGCTGGAAGTTCATCCCAATTATCTTTCACAGGTAATCAATTCCAAAGAAAACAAAAATTTCTATGAGCTTATCAATGAAAAAAGAATTGAAGAGTTTTTAGACAGGGTTTCAAAACCCGAAAGCAGGCAATTCACCTTACTGTCCATTGCTTTTGAATGTGGATTTAATTCTAAAACATCATTCAACAGAAATTTCAAAAAATATACGGGAGCCACTCCAAGTGAATATCAGAAAGTCTGA
- a CDS encoding thioredoxin fold domain-containing protein, producing MKKIISGISIFCSIVISAQETNIQFQELPFKDIIAKAKKEKKLVFIDAYAAWCGPCKMMEKNVFTQKSVSDYYNTNFINARFDMEKGEGRDIAAKFGVRSYPTYLFLNGEGELVSRNTGYMEESLFVAMAQDINSPGNKKGSLKERFTSGEKDPEFLINIMKLNSSTDYDFAKKASERYFENKKKTEEMTKDEIGLLLYFIKSSEDANYNVFVSRKAEIIKFLPEETYNEFNAQLRLAKVVEQSIDDKNKKINDDYFMKTAEPLVGKQAAMAKLNQTKLSYYEQNANFPEYEKAALEYYKNSDAFDPNELLRAAWVFADHVKTPSSLKKATEWAEKSVMRGETSENTYILAKLYYLTGNKETAKNYAEMSKNMAAQVSKDTTLADELLKQIK from the coding sequence ATGAAGAAGATCATCTCCGGGATATCTATTTTTTGCTCTATCGTTATCTCAGCACAAGAGACTAATATTCAGTTCCAGGAACTCCCATTCAAAGATATTATAGCCAAAGCTAAAAAAGAGAAGAAACTGGTTTTCATCGATGCTTACGCTGCATGGTGCGGTCCCTGCAAAATGATGGAGAAAAATGTTTTCACCCAGAAATCCGTGAGTGATTATTACAATACCAACTTCATCAATGCAAGATTTGACATGGAAAAGGGAGAAGGCAGGGATATTGCCGCAAAGTTTGGGGTACGTTCTTATCCTACTTACCTGTTCCTGAATGGTGAGGGAGAACTGGTGTCCCGAAATACCGGTTATATGGAAGAAAGTCTTTTTGTAGCCATGGCTCAGGATATCAATTCACCTGGGAATAAAAAAGGTTCCCTTAAAGAAAGGTTTACCAGTGGAGAGAAGGATCCTGAGTTTCTGATCAACATTATGAAGCTTAATTCCAGTACGGATTATGACTTCGCCAAAAAGGCTTCAGAAAGATATTTTGAAAATAAAAAGAAAACAGAAGAAATGACCAAGGATGAGATTGGTCTTCTGCTTTATTTTATCAAGTCATCTGAAGATGCCAATTATAATGTATTTGTTTCCAGAAAAGCAGAGATCATTAAATTTTTACCCGAAGAGACTTATAATGAATTTAACGCACAGCTTCGATTAGCAAAAGTTGTGGAACAGTCTATTGATGATAAAAACAAAAAGATCAATGATGATTATTTCATGAAAACAGCTGAGCCGTTAGTAGGAAAACAGGCCGCTATGGCAAAGCTCAATCAGACAAAGCTTAGCTACTATGAGCAAAATGCTAACTTCCCGGAATACGAAAAAGCAGCCTTAGAATATTATAAAAACTCTGATGCATTCGACCCTAATGAGCTTTTAAGAGCAGCATGGGTATTCGCAGATCATGTAAAAACCCCATCATCATTAAAAAAAGCAACGGAATGGGCTGAAAAATCTGTGATGAGAGGTGAAACATCAGAGAATACTTACATCCTGGCAAAACTTTACTACCTGACGGGAAATAAGGAAACAGCAAAAAATTACGCAGAAATGTCTAAAAACATGGCAGCCCAGGTAAGCAAAGATACCACACTGGCGGACGAATTATTAAAGCAAATAAAATAA